The following DNA comes from Sediminitomix flava.
ATATTGATTTTCTGAAAGAATCAAAAATAGAAACTGACAGAGGAATATTAGTTAATGAATTCTTAGAAACTAATGTTTCCAACATCTATGCTGTTGGAGATTGTGCTCAACATAGACAACCACCTGTGGGCAGAAGACCTATCGAACAAGTATGGTATACAGGACGTATGCAAGGCGAAGTTTTGGCTGACAACTTATTGGGTAAAGTCAGAGCTTACCAACCCGATAACTGGTTTAACTCAGCCAAATTTTTTCATTTAGAATACCAAACTTATGGAATTGTAAAACCACAACTTGAACCTGATGAACAAACCTTCTATTGGCAAGATAAAAAAACGGATAAATTGGTTCGGTTTGTTTTTGGTAATGAGGACTTCGAATTAAGGGGAGTCAACCTACTAGGAATACGATTTAGACATGAGGTTTGTAATCGATGGATTAATGAAAAACGAAATATTGAATATGTCTTAGAACATCTTGAGGAGGTCAACTTCGACCCAGAGTTCTATAAAAACTATCATGCAGAAATCATTACGAAGTTTAATGATGAGTATCCACAATTCAATGTTCAAGTTCCTAGTAAAAACTTCTTCCAAAAAATTGCTGAATTGATTTCTTAGCATAAAAAAATCCCCACACCACCTAAAGGTATGGGGATTTTCACTTTAGTAAATAAAATAATTATTGCTGTTGCAACAAGAAATCTATAGCCATCTGATAGCCATATAATCCAAAACCAGCCATAACTCCTACACAGTTGGCAGAAAGGTAACTTTTGTGTCTGAATGCTTCTCTCTTATGCACATTAGAAATATGTACCTCAATTGTTGGCGTTGTCACTGCAGCTAAAGCATCTGCTATTGCAATAGAAGTATGTGTATATGCTCCAGCATTGAGTACTATACCATCAAAATCGAAACCTATTTCGTGTATCTTATCTATCATTTCCCCTTCTATATTTGATTGGAAATAATACAATTCAGCTACTTCTTCGTATTTCTGTTTGATCTCCTCAAAGTATGATTCAAAATCTTGCGAACCATAAATGGTAGGCTCTCTTTTCCCTAAAAGATTTAAGTTAGGGCCATTCAGAATCAATATTTTATTTTTAGTACTCATAATTATTTCTCTTCTGTTCTCTTTTAGTTCTTAACGACCAAGCCTGTTTCATATTCAATCGAACTGTATTTTTTTTCTCTTAAACAGAAACATTTCTTGCCTAGTCTCTAATAATAAGCACCAAAGCTTACTTACTGAAAAAATCTTAATACTTTTTCTTGTTCGCTTTTATGTAAATCGTGTATTTCTACTGAATGAATTCTAAAAATATACTTTCGCATCTAACCCCAAGACGCGTATTTATCATTCTGTCCTCATTTTGCATTTTTAGTGCTTCTTGTGTAGTACAGGTCAATTCAAGATATGATAAAGATGCTCCATCTGAGAAGTATTTGACATACACCGTGAAAATGCCTTCCGAAAATGAGAAAGGCGCTGAACTACCTGTTTATGTCCCACCTTTAGCTATTAAACAAGTAATTAAAAGTATAAATAGTGAAATGCGATTCCGACAGTATGAAGAAGCTGAAGAAGGTGCAGACATCTCCGTTCACATTTATTTCCGTGTTGATGATGAAGTAAAAATGGATCCGAAATATTATTACAGAAATACAGCTAAAATGTATGGAAGATATGTCGGTTATGACCTTAGTATCGCCAAAAAATTAAATCCATTAGATTACCCTGCAGGTACTTTGTTCATTGATGTAGTAGATAATGCACAGGATAAATTGATTTGGTACGGGATCGGAGAGTCTACGGTTCTAATGGAAAATTATGATGGCGATGAAATTGAACGAATGATTAGTGATATTTTCTTCCGTTATCCTTTTGTAGCTGGTGTAGAAGGAAAATCTAACCTGGCCAAAGAAGTAAAAAAGAGACAATAAGCTATCCTCAATAAATAGGAACCATTCTATATTAAATATCATTATATAAACTAGAAGAAGTAATGTAGGAAGAATTCTCTACCAAGATTGAGCTTATGGGCAAACTCATCCAGCACACTTATTTCTCCCCTTGCCGATAAGTAAAATATGAATTCTCCTAAAGAATCACCACCATCCAAAAAATGAAGAGCTACCAAACCCTAGTTGGTAGCTCTTTCTAATTTATTTCAAACCTTGTCTAAAAATCTGTTTATTGGAGGGAAATACTTCCATAAGATGAGACGATGTGAACAAGTTTGTCGCTGTTCGAATCTCCTTTTATCCCGACATACTCTCCAGAAGTATTTCTTTCTATTTCTCGGATCAGACGATATTCATCCAAATCATGATCAAAACTTCCATATCGAGTAGAAATATCAAACTTAAAAGAAGTATTACTATCAAACTCAATTTTCACAGAACCATACTTTGATTCCACATCAATTTCCTCAAATGAAGAGCTTACTTCTTCAATTTTGAAGTTTCCATAACGATTTTCTAGAGAAATACTGCGTTTAAGTTCTTCAATCTTAACGCCTGAGTAGGCAGATGAACCATTGAGTTTTCCTACAGTTTCAATTTCTACATCACTGTATTTATTATCAAGCTCCAAATTTTCTGTTTCACCTAAGAATAGGTTTGAGCAATATCTAGCAACTAGACTTCCACGGGTTAGTTTTTCAATAATGGCTTCCGAATAACTCACCTTGATAGTGGTTTTAGAACCTTCCAATTTTCGGGCTTTCAATCCTCCATAAGCTACGTACAAATCTGTAATACCTGTACGGTTATCGATATAAGATGTACCATACTTGTTTTCTATGTTGATTGGATTTTCAGCAGGAATCTTAATGTCATAGTTGACCTTAAAACCCGATTTTTTATTGATATTGGTATTATCTGGGGTAATAGTTTCGAAAAAATACTCTCCTGTTACGGCATTCACTTCTACATCAATTTCACTCAAAATCTTAGCTGCTTCTTTTTCACTTCTGCCCCAAGCCGTTATTTTGATTGTAACTTCTAAGCGATTTTGATCCCAACTTTCAACATGGACATTTCCAAACTTATTCTCAACAACTAACCAATCTGAAGAGCCTACTCCAAATGATTTGTTGATCACTCTTTCTTTCTGGTAATCTGGTTCTCCTTCTGCGTGTAGAGGAAAATATACTCCTAAAACCATAAGGCTTAGAAGTAATACCCTCAATTTATATATCAATGCTTTCATCTTTCTTCTTCTGGTTTTTGTACGTTTCCAATATCTCCAACTGCTTGTCCAATAGATTCAGACGTAATCTCAGATTTTGAAGCATCATTTTTATGACTACTTCGGTTTCTTGTGTCTCGTCAAGTTCTTCTTTCATTTGTAAATAAGAAGCACTCAATTCAGATAACTCTTCTTCAAAATCACTTTGTAAAATCTCATCCTTGATTATGAAACGATGAAGTTCTTTCTGCTTCAAAGAAATCAATGAGAAATAATATTGTTCAGCATTCTGTAATTCAGGATGCGCATTTGCTATACTTTGTGTTGGCTCATCAAATGTAATTGACGGCTGATTAAGCTGGTAAAAAAGTAATCCCAAACCCAAAATCAGCACAGCAGCTATACTACTTCCCCATTTTATAACTTTATGGAGCGGAACCATTTTAACTTCTTTTGTTTGCTTTGGTTCTTCGAGTAAGCTCATTTCATTTTCGAGCTTCTTCCACATATTTTCAGGAGGCTGAAAGACATCGAATTCGTCTTTCTGATTCCGAACACTCTCTTCAAGTTCATGTTCTTCGATTTCTTCTTTTACCGCATCCCAAATTTTTTGAGGAGGTTCTTCGGTATCCATCAGCGGACGATTGCTTCTGATGAACATTTCTAAATCATCATTGAGCAACTCATCGAACTGATCGAAGTCTAGCTTTTTAGGCTGGTGGACATCTAGTTTGTCCTTGTTTTCGGCTATGAAACGTTCCAGTTTATCCATAATTTA
Coding sequences within:
- a CDS encoding DUF4097 family beta strand repeat-containing protein produces the protein MKALIYKLRVLLLSLMVLGVYFPLHAEGEPDYQKERVINKSFGVGSSDWLVVENKFGNVHVESWDQNRLEVTIKITAWGRSEKEAAKILSEIDVEVNAVTGEYFFETITPDNTNINKKSGFKVNYDIKIPAENPINIENKYGTSYIDNRTGITDLYVAYGGLKARKLEGSKTTIKVSYSEAIIEKLTRGSLVARYCSNLFLGETENLELDNKYSDVEIETVGKLNGSSAYSGVKIEELKRSISLENRYGNFKIEEVSSSFEEIDVESKYGSVKIEFDSNTSFKFDISTRYGSFDHDLDEYRLIREIERNTSGEYVGIKGDSNSDKLVHIVSSYGSISLQ
- the aroQ gene encoding type II 3-dehydroquinate dehydratase, with the translated sequence MSTKNKILILNGPNLNLLGKREPTIYGSQDFESYFEEIKQKYEEVAELYYFQSNIEGEMIDKIHEIGFDFDGIVLNAGAYTHTSIAIADALAAVTTPTIEVHISNVHKREAFRHKSYLSANCVGVMAGFGLYGYQMAIDFLLQQQ
- a CDS encoding DUF4136 domain-containing protein; this encodes MNSKNILSHLTPRRVFIILSSFCIFSASCVVQVNSRYDKDAPSEKYLTYTVKMPSENEKGAELPVYVPPLAIKQVIKSINSEMRFRQYEEAEEGADISVHIYFRVDDEVKMDPKYYYRNTAKMYGRYVGYDLSIAKKLNPLDYPAGTLFIDVVDNAQDKLIWYGIGESTVLMENYDGDEIERMISDIFFRYPFVAGVEGKSNLAKEVKKRQ